Genomic DNA from Magnolia sinica isolate HGM2019 chromosome 4, MsV1, whole genome shotgun sequence:
GAACCACCCCGATTAAATAATTTCcaatcaattttataatcttaaaaaagaaataaaagatagaaatataaaataaattttttaattatttgattattttagatctggccatctatgatgtatatcaaggtggtctCCACCACATAAAATAActaaatgaataataatgttgttgatataactgataggatttctgaattcaaaccaacgtAATTATCTTATGGATTCTACACTATCAGACTCAGGTAAGTAACCCAATTTATTTCatgattcattaaaattaaaataaatcgttcgtgattatttgattgtttgatatactgatttgagaATTTTGTTATAATAATTGTATgctaaatttatatgtgaatattttgatcaaaacaactatgccaaatatgaaaaatatgcatttatatatcatctatcattcattgcattgcataatgcatggtcgatcttaGGGGttctccctggaagaaatgtcaatCCTTATAGAGCATTACCAGATGCAGGTTACGCCTAaacctaccgaaaggtggaagcccaCCCAAcgggtgttgagactcaaatattgcataattttttcatttacatcttggttttatgaacatgaatcaacttaatgttctaatttactcatgtatgtgttgcaatgtgaatttaagagcttggattgaaaaagggtgctaaaaaatatggatttgatgctcaaaatttaccaaagcaagggatggatcttaggaaaccaagattgaagaattcatatgccaaagatccaagaaaaccaagtgaggaatgaaaagaatcgaagatttgaagtgaagaatcctgaaattgtcctgaaaagtgtattctaaagctctgaagtctattttggaaaactacacagcaggaagtctgttttaaacgaactatgcagcgagaagtctattttgaaaaaatacgtatatttgaggcgttttctagggttttcatttttcaactttgtacgaaaattggagttccctacttataaataaggcctcctagggcattctaaaagATCATTAGAAGTATTCAAGAGCAATacttagggtttttaaagagttctttagttttattaaagctttataagttgttttttttattttagatcttttctatttactttttttcttctttctttcttattgctttttatttctgcaatttaattatgtttttctaggttccctctagcccaagctagaagggaagcacatgtgtttaatatttctttaaaattatgatgattgattgttttaatgatgagaagaatggtgtatgcatgttatctattatttaggttttgttttttatcatcttgtaagatccatatgtttccatcatataagatccacattgatgggtaggCTTACCCTAGATAAATCAAATTTCCtaaataggagatgttctcaacctgttatatttctttgatattcattatcctatagatattgaatacttaaaatcactggcacttgagaatatatgtcaatggtgcaaatccattattttctaatcttttatatcatttataaaaatatttaaagtattttattttccgattaggctgaccatagtgttcagatcctagttgtgttatcaaagtcatcatgattttggaacattaacctatgtgtgaaactttgaagcttgagtattattttattcagttgaattacatccattcaaaaatcccaaaatcaaatcatcagattaatttttattacttagtttgttttgcatttgattttttttcttctcacaattcatctccctgtgggatcgaccctgtattcacgagatactacttacgaacctctgcacttggaggcaagcaatcaacgggtggatgcgggttgacgacctcaaACCCAAGCAAATGGACGATCatctcatctgatgcattcatacacaaTTTGCATCCACATCATTGTGCatacatttttatgttattttaattgctatgattatgagcCATGCTAGGTTATTTTACTAGGCCTGATCAACTTACCTTTTTGTTGATGGAAAAATCGTACAGAGAAGTCATTAGTAGATGATGTGGCGTAAGAACTGAAAGGATACACCGTACCTAAACACGATCCATGTGAAACACGGCCATACTTATGTGAAGATAAAGTAGTGATATAAGACCATTTCTGATTACTTGCTAGCATAGTTTGATTAACGTAAAATGTATATCGGTAttgattttgatattttaagaaattatttagatttatttcatttacACAATGTTAGTATGGAATAGACATAATTATAGTgcgatgatataataaatgaataattttttaatgtttattttattttaagggttgttaagatttatatatgcttggttgattggtgctaagtgttatgtaagtgtgattgagattatggtggaacttagactgaatataattatcatctctgattaaactgattaaataattaaattagtacactttgtgtacgagttacgaattgaaactcgggtttgagggtgcacactctgtatctggatttcagggcgtgacataaGTTGTCAGAAGTTCTTTAAGCTTATCGTAACTCATTTCGAATAAGCACTGAATGAGTCGATTAAAGCTTGATTATAAGCTTACAACTGTTTAATTAAAGTGAACAGATCAAATCTATGGAGAGGTGGCCTTAATTATTGATTTGGTAAGGGTTCACATCCTATTTTAAAAGGCTCTTTTAACTTTCACAATAAAAATATAACGGGACAATTGAGAGAGAGGGCATTTTCATTCAAAAAAACCTAAAAGTATCCTAAGGAGCAAAAAATATATGATTTACATATTTGGTGTTAATACCTTTACTACGTGGTAACTTGGGGACATTTTAGTTAATAGTCAATAAACCTTAGCAAAGAGCCAGGAGGAATTATACAACCCACAGCCAGATGACACACACAATATCTTCACCAAATGGGGTCCACGGTGTGTTGAACACATGGGGAACCGCAGATTCTTAAAATTCCATGCTGGGGACACTCTAACCCATCGCTTTCTAACTCGTAGATGGACGGTtaacaaataaaacaaaacatTGATATGTATTTAAATGGGAGAACGACTAGTCAGTGGATTGCTACCGCTGGCATCTTCTAATCTAAAAGACCTTTTTGGCATGATCATCCCCATGGGTCCCATCAAATCAGCGTCGGGACCACTGAATTGGGCCCCGTGGGCCAGTGAATAGAGGGTGGCCATCGGTGGGAAGCAAATTGCAGACTgagtaaattttgtggggccactgtgatttatgtattttatccactccgtccatccattttaccagataattttagggatttatctaaaaattgaagcatatccgcagctcaagtggaccacaccagagaaaatagtgtgaattgaaagtctaccgttgaaaatttattgcgccaacaaaagttttggatcaagctgatacttgtgttttcccttcatctatgtctgtgtgatcttattaacgagttggatgacaaataaacattattgtgggccctaggaaggtttcagcagtaaaaatcattattcccactgtttcctatagtgttgtccacttgagctttgtatatgcttaaattttgggatcaaccactaaaatgaactggaaaaacggatggatggcatggataaaccacatacattcacggtaggcccgatttactcagtacaataaaaagAATATTGAGTTACTCAACACGTAATCCGATTTCACCGCGTCGGGTCTTTGCGGTTAGGCCTTTCACCGCAGTCAGGCCTTGCTTGTATTGTTGGTATGAAAACCCACGTGAAATTTTCAGACCCGTCCGATGGGGCAATGCgtctgttcttttctttttaaatagaTTGTGCGGGACTTGACCGAATTTTATGGGTTGGTCTAGAGCTAAATTTCTGACCCGATTATTAATTAATAGGTCGGGTCCAACGCCACCCTTGACCAGGCCCATCTGGACCCATTTGCTTCCCCAATTCCGTCTCATTATAATCACCGTACACTTTACTAGAGGGTATTCCAATTCGTGAATTGTTGCTCGTCCAAGGCCAATGAAACTGGTCTAAGTTGACTCGCATCGGATCTAGTTCAGTTCCAAGAGTCGGTTGCTCCCCGAAACACGGCCTACTGCCCAATTCCCAACTTGACCCATGACCCGACGCATTTGTCGGGTCACCCGGTCAGAAAACGCGTCGGGTCACCCAGTCAGAAAACCATGCTCCAATTCCTCTTTATTACTAGCTGATGatcgttttttattttattaattttttaatggttagtTCAAAGCAATGTTTGAAAAGGGTGTGATACATAAGGTATCATTTACTGCGGACACTATCACGTATCACCTTGTATCGGGCTGTTTTAGGCTAATATGAGCTGATTTACCCTAattgttcatatatatatatatatatatatatatatatatatatatatatatatatatatatatatatatatatatatatatatatatatatatatatatatggagcaaTACAAACCTGCTTTGGACCATATTTTCAGAGCTGGTtcggataccaccaaataaattatcttttcagataagtaagtttggtttatgatttgttataaataacttttttttactAAAGGTAtttaatcactttaattaatttttttagctttttcaTCTTTCATAAGTTGCTCGAAGTCTTTAGCTTGACCTGACCTTGCCAGGCGGGGCCTAACCTGGCTTTATACGTACATATGTTTATCTTATAAATATGCCATTCTAGTCCTAAGTTAGGCAACCCATCTATGGTTTCATTCTTCTAAAATGTCTCTCTCTTTGTGGGCCTGCTGGGCTTGGGTCTTGGGTCTTAAGTATCTGGTGCCATACTGATTTTCAAATTGGAGTTCCGACCAGtaattattttacttttaaccatcccttCCATAGGCgtcaattgaatggttaggattgctagATCACCTACCAGAGTCGTTTCAGAGATGTTTCCAGCCGTAGATGAGTGCCATATCTCTTCATAAAAGGTGAAAATATCCATTCAAAAAGCATCACATATTGCCCAGTCTTCCACATTCATAGGCCCCACAACCCAACTACCAACAAAACCAGATTTTTTGTTGGCCCACTTCAATGTGGACAGCTTTTTCTCTATAAACCCCCAAACATTTCATAGGCATTTTTGTGGACGTTTTAGCTCTTACATCAATAGAAGAAACAAAAGGAGGAGAAAAATCTCCGTTCCATCTTCTATTCTCTACCACCCGTTGCCAACAAAGGCCTATCAAAGGAGCATGCTATATGGCTACTTGCGCGAGTAGCCATTTGGGTGGGCGCCAACTTGGGTTCATCAGGAGGGCCCCACTTGGCACGTGCCATAGCCTGAAAATCATTATGGTGCAgccattatgtgggcctcacacGTACGTTGAATATGGACTTTCGATCATTCTATAATTATCCATCCTTTTCATTAACGTTCCGTACACCTGAACGCCAGACCTAACACGATTTGGTCCGTGTAATATATGAGGTGGGCCCACCGAACGAATAACCCAGATTTTGTGCAGGCGTGAGAGTACGATTTTCATTTCTCAAGCAGCCAACTTGCCATATCCTACATTGCCATATTGGCTCCCGCATCCAAGCATTTCCAAAAGCTGAGCAATTGAAATTTTCGGGCATCCCAAACAGGCTTTTTTCGCTTTGTGAAAATGTTGGAAGGGAAGGCGGTGATTCGCGAAACAGACATGCCGCAGGAGATGCAGAGCCATGCCATGGAGTTGGCGTACCATGCCCTTGATCTACATGAAATCTCCGACTGTAAATCCATTGCGCAGCACATAAAACAGGTGATTACTCAACCTTCCGTTTCATTTCAATTTGAATCGCAATAAGCCACCTGTTTGGATCGAGAGAGATTACGATTCGACACAATCACTTTGGATTGAGCTCCTTTTCAATTCAAAGTGATTGCGATATGGAGCTGATAGTATGCGTTTGATGATGTGGAAGTGACCAAATCGCAATTGCATTAGCATTCGTGTTGATGGATTAGGCTACAAATTACAATTACAGTTCTTTTAGGTTGGACTGTAAAGAAATAAGCAAGTGCATTTGAAATTGATTCTTCTCAATTCAATTCAGTTATGCGTCCAAACACGGTTAATATTACATTTGATTTTATTTAAACAGCAGTTAACCAAAGGACTAAGGGAATTAAACTTGTTATTTTAATAACTAATATAAGCATACAAGAAATACATGGCTATTACAAAAGGCACTATGTTTTTATTCTGTTTTTTGAAAAGAGTTTAAAAGCAggcctctctttttttctttttttttttgaaattggcCCAAAACATACATCTTTTCATCTTGTTTTTGTTTCATTATGATTTGAAATTCCACTATAATAGTGTGCACCCAGATTTATCAGGAGGCTTTTATTGTTGTGGGAAGCAAAATACATTCTAAGTTATAATTGGGTGCAGACTCTTGATTGCGagtcctgaaaaaaaaaaaaaatacttgatTAAAATTAAAAACTATATGAAACTAATTTATTATAAGATATGGAGTAATTGATGTAAATAATGTATATAAGTCTTAATTTATGGTCATTTCATCTTCAGAGTGTTTGGATCATTAATCAAGCAACCTTACATTCATGTCCTGTATAGTTCTAGGAAGCTCCAGGAATCCAAAAGACCTCAAATAGAAACGACTTAAGTCATTCTGTTGCAGAAAACAAGGTTAGCATGGATTGTCTTATCAGGAAGAGATGGAACATTGGGAAAGTTCAATTTGATAGTACAAAAGTCCAGCATAGGGTCCTTGTTTTGGGATTAAAAAGTCATTCATAGCCCTGAATAATGAGGAAGGCCATCATTTACAGTTCTTAGATAGTTGGTGTGGTGCAGGACTAATCGGTTGGAAGACTCAGATAGTTGGCACGAGGCTATTGTTGGAGGTTCAGAGGCTAGTGTGGGGCAGCCTATCGTAAGGAGATGAGTCAATGGACTCTTATCCTCACCTCATCCCTAGTGCTGGTGTAGGGAGAAGGAAGAGAAAGGGTTGCAAGGGATCCGAAGAGCTTCTTGAGCAATCTTAAGAACCCAAACTGGCAAAAGTGTCCGCAATAAGTCTAGAGTAGCATTTATAAGTAGAGCTggcatcgagtcaagttgaaccgagttagggctgacccgactcgatctagttttaaaataggcctaacccgaactcaactcagtaccgagtccagcatgcctggacTGATCCGAATCCAGGTCTGTGTagcctggactgatccggaccgagtccaaCCCAGTAAAAAGTACCGAGTTGGTTCGAATTAGTACCAATACaaatcgagagatgagggagggagggagtagagaggagagagaggaggacggTGGTGAATCCGGTGATGGTGGTGGATGGCTGTCGAGCTTGAAAGAGAAGggtgggagggagtggagaggagagagggaaAGGATgaggggagagagggagaggatgagggtggtgaaggtggtgggtggttgctgggcttggaagaggaagatgagggaggaagagaaaGTTTGAGATCGGGTCAGGGTGAGGTTTGGTGCCACATATAGGGTTACAGATACTTTAGAAGTaggttttttttaatatatatatatatatacccgaaTCCAAATCGAGTCGATTTCAGATTGAGTCAAGTCTGATCGGAttgagttttgagtcgagctaCTGAATAACTtgaattcaactcggtttgagttcagattgggtgATGCCTACTCGATTCGGATTGACTCATCCATTTGGTTTGAGTCAACTTGGGTCCGAACGAGTTGGACGAGTTGAGTTAGGCTAGTCAAGTTACTCCAGTCGAGTCAGTTCGTGAGTGCccagctctatttataagtggtGGGAGCTAGTTATTTCCTATCTACGGGGCGGTTTACATAATTATCTATTTCCAACCAAAGAGTCTGTTAGGTGGTTATAGACACGTGTCCTGCTGTCATTGGACAATGAAGATGCTATAGTGCGCTGGCTTCAAAACTGGTTCCACAACGACCTTGGTCGTTGGCATGGAGTCGTATCTTATTGAATAAATATGTGCCAACACGTAACTCTGGCGAGCGAGCACAATGCGGCTGTGTTACTTCTTTGTAGTGAGCGTGGATTGGAACTCATTTCTTTGGAACCTGCATGTTGGGCTGTATCAGTTTGTTTCTACGACCCTTTCATGTACCCAAAATAATTTTATCATTTGCTACCATTGTCTATTTGTGTTGTAATCCATTGGATGAATGGTCTAGTTTTTtatgttaaaaaaaattaaatatttattgaccaagGGGTCCGGTTCCAGTTTCGGTTCTACGGTTTGATTCACGGTCCAATTCAGTTCTACAAAAACCCAAACCGAGAACCAAACCGACCAGACCGCACAGTTTACCGGTTGCGTGTGCACCCCTACTCCCAAAAGCTGCTGTTTGTTGCCACTTCCTATTAAGATATGGGCTTGGGCCGCTTGGCTCAGCCCCAGGTCTAACACCATTTCCTATCGAGGTCCCATCAGAGCCTATATCCAGTCCCATTATGAACTGCGCACGTGAATTTCAGGCCCAGATGTAAATGGGCCATTCGTGGGCTGATCCTGGCTGTAGCCCGTCCACATCCAACATCCAAGAGCATCCAATTTCATAAGTTaataaggagagccagaaaaagaaaaatcaaaacattactGATGCATTGTTTAATTACTCGGCAGAAGTTTGATGAATCGTATGGCCCGACATGGCACTGCGTGGTCGGCATAGATTTCGGATCCTGCATTACACACCTGTGCGGGAGTTTCATCTTCTTCCGCGTCgagatgatggagtttttggtatTCAAGGATGGTAAAGACGTTAATGAGAGCAAGGAAGAGTCGATTGGAGTGCGGCAGAAAGGAGAACAGAATGTTCTCTAAGCAATGTTATAGTAAATCAGAACGGTTGTTATAAATTCCTGTGATTATGATATATTTACGAATGAAACGATTATGTTTAGGTGTAGATGGACCCTACTCGATTTTAACGGTCCACTCCAATCTATCGAGCTTCTTCAGAAATCGGGTCGGTTTCAGGTCCCAGTTAAAAACGGGTTTAGTTGGGTTTGGGTCGGGCCCTTCATCTTGGACCCTGATAAAATGTGGTCGCTTATGATTTTGTCTAGTTAATATTAAGGGAATTTTACTACAAAATTCCTTGGGAAtatgaattttacaaaataatgccTCCAAAAATAAAAGATAGGGAGTGCTCGAGGGATGAAATTACAAAAGTGCGGTGATTTGTTTTCTTAAAAAGTGATGAAGTCAAAATTTGTGGGGCTTAAGTTACACTTATATGGCATCCGACCCATCCAAAAGATGAATCCTATCGTAAAGTTTGACCACTAAAAATTCTGGCAGATCCAACtaaaaagtggaccacaccatggaaaataaTATACACACGCCAACAACATCCAAGTTCACATGTATcccatctgatgatttgattgactagattttttatttttatttttgtttaaagtGATTATCATGGTAGCTTACATATGTTGGATGATTGAATGTCATACAAATAGCACATGGACCCCACagttttaaattttatcatttttaaaGGAGAAAATATATGAAGTAATTTAGTGATTTCATTACCCATGAGGATAGGGGagacattatttggtaaaattgaATATTTGGAAGAATTTTGTAGCAAATATCCTTAATTTTAATTGTAATATTTTAATGTTGAATATATATTAGAGATTTTTACAATAAATTTCTTTGGGAATTCGAATTTTTACCAAATGATGACGGGAGATTAGATGCTTTTCAAGAGAGGAAATTATCAAaatgtctttatttatttatttttatttaaaaggtAGTGAAGTTGAGATTTGCAGGGTCCACATGAtagtgtataacatccaaccagTCCAACATGTGAATCTCACCATGATGACCGCACAAACAAAAAATCTGGCTGACCGAATCATTAGATGTGCCACTCTTGAATTTGGATACTTTTGAGTGGTGTATTATTTCTTATTTTCTGGACTGCCTTATGATTGGAACACCCATATTTTTAGTTCGTTTGATAAATATAGCGAGTTCCATATTTAGGTCATTTCAATCCTAAAAAATATTTGCAGACTTTGGACCTTAGGTTCCTCAAAACATTATTTAGTAAAATCTGATTTTCAGAGGACTGTTATGGTAAAAATCCGTATAGATTGATAATCTTAGCAATGGGGTGGAGTTTGCTAAGCCGCAAGCCAGTAAAGAGCCCATTTACGTGCatgtgatccaatccatccattgaggtgggcCTAACCATGAAATGCCCTTatttgacgtggaccccacttgaaccTACTTGAAATCAAGGTCCAAAAACCGGAGGCATCAATACCTGAGTCCTCAAATAGGAGATCTGGACACCATAGGATAGATGCTAAGCCACATGCCTTTTCACATGCGTGCGTTAAAGTGACACACGTGTATAATTTAATCCATTCATTCAGGTGGGCTCAACCACATAAATGCCCttatttgatgtggaccccacctgaactGACCTGACTTGAAACCAAGGTCCTGGAAACGAGCGAAGCATACGAACCTGATCTGCTCTGATTCCTCTAAAAAGGAAATCCGGTCATGAAAAGACCCATGCTAAGGAGCACGGTTACCATGGATCCCCAACCTGGGTGAGATCTCTGACTGTGGGGCTACCTTGACGTATGTTCCTTGAACCGATTTGACAGCGCTCGTTTTGggacatgatctgaaaaatgaagcatatccaaatctcaattagaCTATATCACAgcaaaaagtggtgattgaaccttAAAATCTTTTCGACAAAATAAACTtcttttggatcgagatgatatttgtgtgggtcATTTatccaggtcttcgtgaccttatcaaaacaatggatggcaaataaacattctagtggcagtcatgaagtttttaatgttgaggattcaatcaccacggtttcctgtggtgtggtccataaggtttgaatctgcttcagtttttagataattctctaaaatgagctttcagaaTGAACAGCATTGATGTCTATATAAATTAAAGTGGACCCCCCAGTAAGGGACCCCACCCACCAAAGCCGCGCCCCATGCTAAGCCGCATGCGTTAGAGTGACACGTCTGTGATTTAATCCGTTTAAGTGGACTCAACCATGTAAATGCCCTTATTTGCTGTGGCACTCTTCGTCTTAATTGCAGAATAATAAATGAAACTAAGTATTGATTTATGGAATCAAAATAACTAACTGAAATTGCATTCCCTTTAAACAGCTGTAggagaaaattttgaattgaatgagCTGAATCTTGTGCACCTTACCCCTCTAAGATGATAAAACTGCTTGTAAATTTGTGTAGATACAGGAATATAGTCTAGAGATGTGGAATGAACTTTGAAACCCCATTGAAAGAAACTCCATTTTCAAGTCCATATAAAATATTGTTGGTGTACTACAGTCCAAGTGCATTACCCCTTGCACATTTTCTGATATGATCATGGCTATAGCGGGGTCCACTATCACACTTGATTAGATTAGATCTAAACCATTAATCAAGTAAATGCTTCTTATAAAAGTCCTACAGGCCCCACCTGAACATACCTGACTTGAAAACAAGGTCGAAAGACTGGATGTCATACAAACCGGATGGGATATTgctctgagagagagagatgagccaTGATATCAAGCGAGGAAGAAGCTAATCTGCACCACGAGGTTTAGATTACAGCTAATCTGGACCTCAGGATGCAGATTGCCTTTTCCCAACCTAattgtgagagagagaaaaagtatTGAGTTGCGATGGTTCCGATTTGAATGGTGGTGCTCGTTATTTATAACGGTGGTCATAAGTAGCTTGCTGATTCTGCACGCTAGTACATCCCTACATATTCACGTGCGGGGCCACACGTGCGAGCATGGAATACctggaaagcggattggctgtagCTGGTGTACATACGTGTcgtgaagacgagcgctgacgcttctcgatctccgagttgtacgaacgcttcaaaggaaatcaaagttacatgtccccacagtgatgtatttattatatccacaccgttcatctatttttggaaatcattttagagaattatccaaaaaatgaatcatatccaaatatcaactggaccacaccacaaatagcagcagagataatgattttcactgttaaaaatttcataaggcacactataacgtttattttccatccaatctgtttataaggtcacagagacccggatgaagaggaaaaacaaatttaatattgatccaaaacttctgtgaccccaaaaaggcttcaatggtggacgttcaattccccactgcctt
This window encodes:
- the LOC131243844 gene encoding uncharacterized protein LOC131243844 isoform X1 — translated: MLEGKAVIRETDMPQEMQSHAMELAYHALDLHEISDCKSIAQHIKQKFDESYGPTWHCVVGIDFGSCITHLCGSFIFFRVEMMEFLVFKDGKDVNESKEESIGVRQKGEQNVL
- the LOC131243844 gene encoding uncharacterized protein LOC131243844 isoform X2, with amino-acid sequence MLEGKAVIRETDMPQEMQSHAMELAYHALDLHEISDCKSIAQHIKQFDESYGPTWHCVVGIDFGSCITHLCGSFIFFRVEMMEFLVFKDGKDVNESKEESIGVRQKGEQNVL